TTGCAAATGAAAAGGAAATAaatggaaataatattttttttataaataatcatattatttattaaataaacagtttgtaagagaaaaagagagagaaagaaaaataaaataaaataaataaatcacaatattattaagcaaattaataaattgtaaatgaaatggagtttgaaaaataaaattaatggaaataaaaaataaaataaataatcatataatttagtaaataaatagCTTGTAAGAGAAAAGGAgatagagagaaaaataaaataaataatcacaatattattaagcaaattaataaattgaaaatgaaacGGAGTgagaaaaaatcaaataaatggaaataataaaaaataaaataatcatattatttagcaaattaacagattttaaaagaaaaggagagagagagaaaaattaaataaaacaaataatcacaacattattaagcaaattaATAGATTGTAAATGAATAGGGGAGAGAGAGaaacgtaataataataaaaaaaatgctctaGCATATTTGAGATCTGCAGTGTGTCAGCGTTGAGAGATTGTGTGAGTGCAGATATGAGTGTGCATGCGTGTGGAAACAGAGCCGCTCTCTCTCTGCCCTTTGACTTGAAGTGCAGGGAGTTTCCCTGAGCGTGGCGTGTTTGTTTACAGCTCAAGCAGAGGAaatcattcatcttcagagcgCAGGGATGCAATATGATGCACTCTTgcattgtgtgcgtgtgtttataaATAGTAAACGATTCATATTCTGCTTTTATGACTAAGAGTGCAAAATCGGTCTTTCTCATTCTAATATCATTTAATTTGCTTTGCTTACTAAGTGAGAAAATTTAAGATTAAAGCTGATATTGTATTAGTAGAGAAAAttgtttaatacattaaaagGTGTTAAATAACTGGtgtgtttttaaatcataaaccATTAATGCAATTAACTAAtgcaataactttataaatcaaaacaatgttaaatgtaaGTTTTAGAAGATTAATTCAACTATTGTCTGAATGCTACTATAATGAAAATATTGAGATATTAAtaacatcatgattttctgtaaaataGTGTGTTTTGTGAAACACGCAATcaataaaagcaataaaacacTCAGTTTggtaaacatttaaaatcatttccttgcaataaaataaaccaaaaatgtttatcaaatgagtataaaaaaaaaaacgtacaggAAATATATCTACACAAGACAGGAAACCATTATTGTCAAGGTGTTAGACTGgtacatttttttacaatttaatttttatattttattgcatgtatttaaaatacatttttgttataaccaatataatttttttatatttaattatacatatttagaatattatgctatttacattacatttagcagatgcttttaacaaaccaatatttattattattattattatataaataaaaggaaaacagaTAAAATAGGAAAAGagtagagcaagctagtgttaaagaccttttttgcttttgttaattttataataaataaaaagaaaaatgtatttacattttttgttgcacttattaagaattttttttgttttaatgaacatcacattattatattttattgtatttagaaTAAAGTTTTGTTATAATGAATTTCATttcgttttttacattttattatacatattataataaatatattaaaatattttttacagatatttaaaattttttttaataatacaattgtttatgtttatatttttactatgcacatttagaaaacttttttgttataataaaaaaaagatttaatattttattatacatatttagaATAcagttttgttataaaaaaattttattatACATAAACCGAATATCATATTTCTTGCAGGAGACTTTATTTTGAGTGTGTTCTTACCATGATTGAATGTTTTTCATGTTGCATTCTCTTCAGCATTGATTCTGACTCCGCCTCCACCATATACGCCACTGGAGACAGGAAGCCTGTATTTGGCGAGGTTGGCGTGAGAGGAAGTGACGTCAGACCGTTGTGTCCCAGACCGGCGGGGATCATGTGATTGAAGACCGGGAAGCTGCTGAACAATGTGCTGCTGAACAGCGGCGACGCTGcataagctccgcccacatgCTGCTGTGAGGGCGGAGTCAGTCTCGTGAACACGCCCTCGCCGTCGCGTCTGTCGTGGTGCAGCGAGTAGCCATTACACGCCGGATTCCGTGATGCGTTATGGACCGAATGCAGTTTAGGAATTGACAAGTCTAAAGGCTCGCTTTGAATATGGTTTGGTAGGCGTGGTGATGTGTTGATTGATAGGTCCACCCTTGAAGGAGAGCCGAAGCGCGAGCCAATCAGATGCTGGCGTTCAGGTAAAGCGGGTGACATCGGGCTGACGCTTTCTTCGCTCGGCCAGCGGTTATCCAGCTGCGCTGGGGGCGGTAAAGGCACGAGGATCTGCTGTGGCACAGAATGCCAGGATGTTCGCTGCGCCGGCGAGAGCTCTCTATAGGGCGAGTGATTGGTGGTGGGCGACGTCTGGGTGTCATTGTTCGCCCGAGAGTTGTTAGCTTGTTTCTCATCTCCCACCTCCCTCCGCAGCATCTCCTGAAGCAGATGCTCGAATTTGCTGCGTGACTGTAGCAGCGGCAGCAGCGTGGTGCCCTTAAACACGCCCGCCCTGAGCGCCAGATCCTCCGCCGGGTCCCACGACTGGCTCAGGACGGGAACAGACGACTCCAGCGGGAACTGAGCCAGCGGCCCATACGGAGATCTCTTCCCTCGGCTGCTGTTCCTCCCGCTGACAGCAGGGGGCGATGAGGGCGACGGGAAGAGGTACCCGTTATAATGAGCTCCGTTTCCCAGCGTGCCGCCGCTGAGGCACTTCTTACTGCTGAGGTGTGAGCTGTAGGAGCCCGAGTGACTGAAACGCTTCTTACAGCTCGAGCATTCGTACGGCTTCTCACCTGCGGGAGAAACACAGATATTTAACATCATCGACTTTGGCATGAGGTGTGGAATTCGTGATGAATCTGTCGAGGAATGTTCTGGTCACGTTTCCTATGGAAGCCCAATTCAGCCTCAAAATCATGCCATGATTattaaaaaagttgaaattattatcATGCAACTTTTTGTGTCATAATTTGGATTTCTAATCTCATAATTATGGCTTTTCGTCATGTTTAAGATTTGATAAAACATGATGTTTTTAATGTTGTAAATCTGACTTGTGTCAATTGTTATTTACCAAAGCATGAATGCTTTCAAAACGATTAGTTTTTCTAATGTGGCAGAAATTGACTTCCACACATTTCACTCCTATTTCAACTATGTATCGTTTTATTTGAACTATTTATTAACTTAAGATTTATTATGAAATATCTtgaattatgcattattattattattattatgacaataAATGTAACCccctaacataaataaataaatagttagtGTCTGGACagtgtaatttttttacattatatttttaggCAATTAGGGTAATTTCCGAtactttaaaaatacttttttggacattttcgttactttaaaaaaaataatttggacaGTCCGTGGGCAACCATGGGTCatttacattactttaaaaaatacaaatgtttttctGGGACATTCTTTTTTAGGAGACATCATTTAGGGTGAAATATGACTTGGGCATTTATTGGCGAGATTTCTTTTGCAGTATCGTTTGAATCCACATTGCTTGAAGCGAATCTCTTACCGCTGTGAATGCGCAGGTGCTCTTTGAGGTGATGCTTGTATTTAAAAGCCTTTCCACACTGATTACACTTGAACTTCCTGTTCTCCGAACCGGACTCGGACATGGGGCTCTGGAACAAGACGTGCAATGATCAGCATGTTGTGTTTCCGTATGCGCCTGGTTTGATCGGATGTCAGTACCTTTTGGTGCGTCTGGCTGTGGAGGGTTAAGTGATGCTCCATCTGAGCGCGGTGCGGTGTACTGTATCCACACAGAGGACACACACTGTCTCCTCCATCCCTGTCCTGACAGAACTTCACATGTTCCCGCAGAGACGCCTGAACACCGTCTGTACACCCGAAAGAGAAATCAGATTCCAGTCAATCTCTACATGGAGAAACAGTCAGAATTCAGTTTTACATTAGAAAGAAAGAATTCAAACAGGTTTGACATCCCAGGGAACAAGTTTAGGTTAAATGTTTCAATCGTTCAAATGTCCAGTTTTGTTGTCGCAAgtataacattatttaaaggttGCAACATTCTATTGACGTTACTTTCACCTAAGATATAATGTTATTTGAacgtttatttaatgttttctaaaAACATGAACATGTCCAGTTTTCTTGTTGTGATTGTAACATTATCTAAAGGTTACAAAAACGATTGTTACAACATTgtacaaacattattttaacccaaaatgtAACATTATGTGAACTTGTATTTTTAGTATTCTAAGAACGTTATAATGTCATAAAATGTCagttaaagaaacatttcttagaaTGTTCTACTAACGttatttttatcaacatgtaaAGTTTTTTTCCTAAAAATGGTAACGTACATTTTTCTTGTCATGATTTGAACATTATTTGAAGGTTACAAAAACATTCTACTTATATTATTTTCACAcaaaattttgtttaaatgttcgTTATTACTTGTGTATGAATGTAACAATGTCCAGTTTTCTTTTTATGATTCTAAAATTATATAAAGGTTCTTACAACATTCTACTAACataatttttacacaaaatataaagttttttgaacatttatttttattgtataaaaatattaaaatgtcaagcattctgattgtaatgttatTTAAAGGCTACGGAAACATTTCTTAGAACATTCTACTAACATTATTTTTATACAGATGttacatttgaacatttatttaaaattttcaaaGAACGCTAAGACGTACATTTTTCTAGTCGTGACTGTAACGTTATTTAAAGTTTCCAAAAatgatttttacaattttatgattttttatgattttaaattttataaa
This genomic window from Carassius gibelio isolate Cgi1373 ecotype wild population from Czech Republic chromosome A6, carGib1.2-hapl.c, whole genome shotgun sequence contains:
- the LOC128016070 gene encoding zinc finger E-box-binding homeobox 1-like isoform X1 — translated: MAERSRGKRRKQANPRRNQGEPERCLGSEGEDEGSVWGMEVLDSRDAQDKVSLTPSEGTEPGSPVPCEEIWADTENTPLKTPAADPEHCQTDARVMDGAPHFDTVVQLRKVSRLQQHNGVVSSYHLDDAQGEMSPVCWSPGEHESPEGKDGVQASLREHVKFCQDRDGGDSVCPLCGYSTPHRAQMEHHLTLHSQTHQKSPMSESGSENRKFKCNQCGKAFKYKHHLKEHLRIHSGEKPYECSSCKKRFSHSGSYSSHLSSKKCLSGGTLGNGAHYNGYLFPSPSSPPAVSGRNSSRGKRSPYGPLAQFPLESSVPVLSQSWDPAEDLALRAGVFKGTTLLPLLQSRSKFEHLLQEMLRREVGDEKQANNSRANNDTQTSPTTNHSPYRELSPAQRTSWHSVPQQILVPLPPPAQLDNRWPSEESVSPMSPALPERQHLIGSRFGSPSRVDLSINTSPRLPNHIQSEPLDLSIPKLHSVHNASRNPACNGYSLHHDRRDGEGVFTRLTPPSQQHVGGAYAASPLFSSTLFSSFPVFNHMIPAGLGHNGLTSLPLTPTSPNTGFLSPVAYMVEAESESMLKRMQHEKHSIMTEALSRGALEYLCLMEDGMDGEISPGRKRLKKTEEGLYACDICDKTFQKSSSLLRHKYEHTGKRPHECVICKKAFKHKHHLIEHSRLHSGEKPYQCDKCGKRFSHSGSYSQHMNHRYAFCSRDSDPDADPQPSPVTESHDCSSEDENTLGRNTYERDQPTDGEQTLLQCSPKM
- the LOC128016070 gene encoding zinc finger E-box-binding homeobox 1-like isoform X3 gives rise to the protein MAERSRGKRRKQANPRRNQGQTDARVMDGAPHFDTVVQLRKVSRLQQHNGVVSSYHLDDAQGEMSPVCWSPGEHESPEGKDGVQASLREHVKFCQDRDGGDSVCPLCGYSTPHRAQMEHHLTLHSQTHQKSPMSESGSENRKFKCNQCGKAFKYKHHLKEHLRIHSGEKPYECSSCKKRFSHSGSYSSHLSSKKCLSGGTLGNGAHYNGYLFPSPSSPPAVSGRNSSRGKRSPYGPLAQFPLESSVPVLSQSWDPAEDLALRAGVFKGTTLLPLLQSRSKFEHLLQEMLRREVGDEKQANNSRANNDTQTSPTTNHSPYRELSPAQRTSWHSVPQQILVPLPPPAQLDNRWPSEESVSPMSPALPERQHLIGSRFGSPSRVDLSINTSPRLPNHIQSEPLDLSIPKLHSVHNASRNPACNGYSLHHDRRDGEGVFTRLTPPSQQHVGGAYAASPLFSSTLFSSFPVFNHMIPAGLGHNGLTSLPLTPTSPNTGFLSPVAYMVEAESESMLKRMQHEKHSIMTEALSRGALEYLCLMEDGMDGEISPGRKRLKKTEEGLYACDICDKTFQKSSSLLRHKYEHTGKRPHECVICKKAFKHKHHLIEHSRLHSGEKPYQCDKCGKRFSHSGSYSQHMNHRYAFCSRDSDPDADPQPSPVTESHDCSSEDENTLGRNTYERDQPTDGEQTLLQCSPKM
- the LOC128016070 gene encoding zinc finger E-box-binding homeobox 1-like isoform X4, whose product is MDGAPHFDTVVQLRKVSRLQQHNGVVSSYHLDDAQGEMSPVCWSPGEHESPEGKDGVQASLREHVKFCQDRDGGDSVCPLCGYSTPHRAQMEHHLTLHSQTHQKSPMSESGSENRKFKCNQCGKAFKYKHHLKEHLRIHSGEKPYECSSCKKRFSHSGSYSSHLSSKKCLSGGTLGNGAHYNGYLFPSPSSPPAVSGRNSSRGKRSPYGPLAQFPLESSVPVLSQSWDPAEDLALRAGVFKGTTLLPLLQSRSKFEHLLQEMLRREVGDEKQANNSRANNDTQTSPTTNHSPYRELSPAQRTSWHSVPQQILVPLPPPAQLDNRWPSEESVSPMSPALPERQHLIGSRFGSPSRVDLSINTSPRLPNHIQSEPLDLSIPKLHSVHNASRNPACNGYSLHHDRRDGEGVFTRLTPPSQQHVGGAYAASPLFSSTLFSSFPVFNHMIPAGLGHNGLTSLPLTPTSPNTGFLSPVAYMVEAESESMLKRMQHEKHSIMTEALSRGALEYLCLMEDGMDGEISPGRKRLKKTEEGLYACDICDKTFQKSSSLLRHKYEHTGKRPHECVICKKAFKHKHHLIEHSRLHSGEKPYQCDKCGKRFSHSGSYSQHMNHRYAFCSRDSDPDADPQPSPVTESHDCSSEDENTLGRNTYERDQPTDGEQTLLQCSPKM
- the LOC128016070 gene encoding zinc finger E-box-binding homeobox 1-like isoform X2, which codes for MEVLDSRDAQDKVSLTPSEGTEPGSPVPCEEIWADTENTPLKTPAADPEHCQTDARVMDGAPHFDTVVQLRKVSRLQQHNGVVSSYHLDDAQGEMSPVCWSPGEHESPEGKDGVQASLREHVKFCQDRDGGDSVCPLCGYSTPHRAQMEHHLTLHSQTHQKSPMSESGSENRKFKCNQCGKAFKYKHHLKEHLRIHSGEKPYECSSCKKRFSHSGSYSSHLSSKKCLSGGTLGNGAHYNGYLFPSPSSPPAVSGRNSSRGKRSPYGPLAQFPLESSVPVLSQSWDPAEDLALRAGVFKGTTLLPLLQSRSKFEHLLQEMLRREVGDEKQANNSRANNDTQTSPTTNHSPYRELSPAQRTSWHSVPQQILVPLPPPAQLDNRWPSEESVSPMSPALPERQHLIGSRFGSPSRVDLSINTSPRLPNHIQSEPLDLSIPKLHSVHNASRNPACNGYSLHHDRRDGEGVFTRLTPPSQQHVGGAYAASPLFSSTLFSSFPVFNHMIPAGLGHNGLTSLPLTPTSPNTGFLSPVAYMVEAESESMLKRMQHEKHSIMTEALSRGALEYLCLMEDGMDGEISPGRKRLKKTEEGLYACDICDKTFQKSSSLLRHKYEHTGKRPHECVICKKAFKHKHHLIEHSRLHSGEKPYQCDKCGKRFSHSGSYSQHMNHRYAFCSRDSDPDADPQPSPVTESHDCSSEDENTLGRNTYERDQPTDGEQTLLQCSPKM